The proteins below come from a single Esox lucius isolate fEsoLuc1 chromosome 7, fEsoLuc1.pri, whole genome shotgun sequence genomic window:
- the arhgap32b gene encoding rho GTPase-activating protein 32 isoform X4 — MERVGFFPSECVELINDKVPQSVTNSVPKPASPCSGLPPASWNLFPPYLEMENVKQDSAWMADPLNHYRLSSVSKKHGKLITFLRTFMKSRPTKQKLKQRGILRERVFGCDLGEHLLNSGHDVPQVLKSCTDFIEKHGVVDGMYRLSGIASNIQKLRHEFDSEQIPDLTKDVYIQDIHCVGSLCKLYFRELPNPLLTYQLYEKFSEAVSAATDEERLIKIHDVIQQLPPPHYRTLEFLMRHLSHLATFSYVTNMHSKNLAIVWAPNLLRSKQIESACFSGTAAFMEVRIQSVVVEFILNHVDVLFSPKLSSLIREGAGHNSLSRPKSLLVSSPSTKLLTLEEAQARTQAQINSPVTADSKYIEVGEGPAALQGKFHTVIQFPTERKRPPVKSKKSPVGSWRSFFNLGKSSSMSKRKLQRNPSEPSELKTMALAGGRGDTATLRSAKSEESLTSLHNVEGESKVYRPRRPRSSSDALSASFNGDLLDSHTRQHCNAFEKLAQGNSVGSTRDRAGSDEDEGPICVPALISPPRSSGEDVDLSPPDIGMASLDFDPMSFQCSLPDGSFSFPMGLSDAATGVAGQGSAENNSAPVSPSFLGKFTSPFLSPDLSPAMGKKAESKKMTCSVSFPDKTLQAVSPIKSKSAILAPLTISEPFAVEFPAKPTESHCVPQPSSPPTGLLRDSPPLMGSVLLRTGEPSLSEAFQMEMHCKLSDLDTDINTESQDATGEENPAQQPSPTSGREQPGAVASLDSPKASPSVSLLHPPPPPKNAARMLALALAESAQQASILTQRRPSKSQPPTPLSPVRPMEPSHSLDWPPPPPMHPHTSLEEGLQTGAAQTPNQTPTTITPNLTPSSSPPPTITTDKQPSQSASRQSISSGPGAKSSPTLPGARQEPSSASPLHQCATIPSSPSAHVSPTQRSPEGRQPAVGQVAVGSTESSTAPATTTRSSREPVVLPQPTPEEVPVDENVWSSTLPKSSEQPQPAPHPQSKPQLQPHPKPQSHPQPNARLAPAPAESVERPWEAIKPVQPPTEPVPHNNAHGPPTPPVRSIESKLATAALSHTEAANPGIFHNILAEASMPEEALAHPPPPLRKTSNHQSAYLYHTKGDAASLEPMGEDYYHQRAIPTGQPSYHYRPDSVPPHHSYVSKSEPQIPYSARTDQRYNTLAHPRSYHQTMKHRGPPRAGEYISPSLGHRGQAYGPMEGGPVYPTIRRVHSLHVPSNVRSVPFQRAEVPPDNELFYYQRPVYQCKAYQPPQQSPQADYHVTQLQPYFENGRVQYRYSPYSPSTNPLDSPYYDVDPYGTVRLRHFHSFGSRDLGPALGRSGGKAGSYHYLSRHVFPPGKEHSFVSRDMPPVHGSKGAAVYIAWDPDESERLRMHSIRRESRARQKVKGPVMSQYDNVGMFVPGDLGRYETLHLRSKSDPGKAMLMSAEGKDGHYGVHPGSQHAPRHLVSDLDLLMYMEPEKHCQGNGTGDQQISSRNCPASHLHQAQHLPRKQPHQQDPSQHDPGDSARGFQPSYERLDPDRHLNRAKTPGGHQKHDDQQQPTPVKPERLHSVRERPQQHYSQTPMPEPDRDYSYQLHGRQQRHSTVTVQSHYDNLDDYHPAAVPQPQAPMPNSHGGSSGSFPTNPGFTGSHSNRAYSTALGQGAFIPAELALQRPETEIHAE; from the exons TTCCCCAGGTACTCAAAAGCTGCACAGACTTCATCGAGAAGCATGGTGTGGTGGACGGCATGTACCGACTCTCTGGAATCGCCTCCAACATCCAGAAACTACG gCATGAGTTTGACTCAGAGCAGATCCCCGACCTGACCAAAGATGTGTACATCCAGGACATCCACTGTGTGGGCTCCCTGTGCAAGCTGTACTTCCGCGAGCTGCCCAACCCCCTGCTAACCTACCAACTCTATGAGAAATTCTCT GAGGCCGTGTCAGCAGCCACAGACGAGGAGCGGCTCATCAAAATACATGATGTCATCCAGCAGCTGCCTCCGCCGCATTACAG GACTCTGGAGTTCCTCATGAGGCACCTTTCCCATCTAGCCACCTTCAGCTACGTTACCAACATGCACAGCAAGAACTTGGCCATTGTCTGGGCCCCTAACCTTCTGAG GTCTAAGCAGATCGAGTCAGCCTGCTTCAGCGGCACAGCAGCCTTCATGGAGGTCCGCATCCAGTCAGTGGTGGTGGAGTTCATACTGAATCACGTAGACGTCCTCTTCAGCCCCAAGCTCAGCTCACTCATACGGGAGGGAGCAG GACACAACTCATTATCGCGGCCTAAGTCCCTGCTGGTGTCTTCTCCCTCCACCAAGTTGCTGACGctggaggaggcccaggcacGGACACAGGCCCAGATCAACTCCCCAGTCACGGCGGACAGCAAGTACATTGAGGTGGGAGAGGGCCCGGCAGCCCTGCAGGGCAAATTCCACACCGTCATCCAGTTCCCTACTGAAAG AAAAAGGCCGCCTGTAAAATCCAAGAAGTCTCCGGTGGGAAGCTGGCGCTCGTTCTTCAACCTGGGCAAATCCTCATCTATGTCCAAGCGCAAGCTGCAGCGTAACCCCAGTGAACCCAGTGAACTGAAGACCATGGCCCTGGCAG GAGGCAGGGGGGACACAGCAACGCTCAGATCGGCCAAAAGTGAGGAGTCGCTTACCTCGCTACACAACGTTGAAG GAGAGTCAAAGGTGTACCGTCCGCGGCGACCCCGCTCCAGCAGCGATGCCCTCTCGGCCTCCTTCAATGGAGACCTGCTGGACAGCCACACCCGGCAACATTGTAACGCCTTCGAAAAGCTGGCCCAAGGCAATAGCGTGGGCTCTACCCGCGACAGGGCGGGCAGCGACGAGGACGAAGGGCCCATCTGTGTGCCAGCCCTCATTTCACCCCCGCGTTCGTCTGGCGAGGATGTGGACCTTAGCCCACCTGACATCGGCATGGCCTCGTTGGACTTTGACCCCATGTCATTCCAGTGCAGCCTACCCGACGGCTCCTTCTCCTTCCCCATGGGGCTGAGTGATGCAGCCACAGGCGTGGCCGGCCAAGGCAGTGCTGAAAACAACTCGGCTCCTGTCTCACCCTCATTCCTGGGAAAGTTCACCAGCCCATTCCTGTCGCCTGACCTCAGCCCTGCCATGGGAAAGAAAGCTGAGAGCAAGAAAATGACCTGCTCTGTGTCTTTCCCAGACAAAACCTTACAGGCTGTGTCCCCTATAAAGTCCAAGTCTGCTATTTTGGCTCCACTGACAATTTCGGAGCCGTTCGCAGTAGAGTTTCCTGCGAAGCCAACAGAAAGCCATTGTGTTCCGCAGCCATCCTCCCCTCCCACGGGACTGCTCAGGGACTCGCCTCCGTTGATGGGCTCAGTGCTGCTGAGGACGGGGGAGCCATCGCTGAGTGAGGCCTTCCAGATGGAGATGCACTGTAAACTCTCCGACTTAGACACTGACATCAACACTGAGAGCCAGGACGCCACAGGAGAAGAAAACCCTGCCCAGCAACCTTCACCCACAAGTGGCCGAGAACAACCAG GAGCCGTAGCTAGTCTGGACTCTCCAAAGGCCTCCCCCTCCGTGTCCCTACTccaccccccgccccctccGAAGAATGCTGCACGTATGCTGGCCCTGGCCCTGGCCGAGTCTGCCCAACAGGCATCCATCCTGACCCAGAGGAGGCCCTCCAAGTCCCAGCCACCCACACCACTGTCCCCTGTCAGGCCCATGGAGCCCTCACATTCTCTGGACTggccccctcccccacccatgCATCCCCACACGTCCCTTGAGGAAGGACTCCAAACAGGAGCAGCCCAAACCCCAAACCAAACCCCCACTACCATCACCCCAAACCTCACCCCTTCCTCTTCTCCACCTCCCACCATCACTACTGACAAACAgcccagccagtcagccagccgtCAGTCCATCAGTTCAGGCCCGGGTGCTAAGTCCTCCCCCACTCTTCCCGGAGCCAGGCAGGAGCCTTCATCTGCATCTCCCCTTCATCAGTGTGCCACCATTCCCTCCAGCCCCTCTGCCCATGTGTCCCCCACTCAGAGGAGTCCAGAGGGGCGTCAGCCGGCCGTGGGCCAGGTAGCAGTCGGCAGCACTGAATCCTCCACCGCCCCGGCCACCACCACCAGGAGCAGCAGGGAGCCGGTTGTCCTGCCACAGCCTACTCCTGAAGAG GTCCCTGTTGATGAGAACGTCTGGTCGTCGACCCTTCCAAAGTCCTCTGAGCAGCCTCAACCAGCGCCTCATCCTCAGTCTAAACCTCAGCTCCAGCCTCATCCCAAGCCCCAGTCCCATCCCCAGCCAAATGCCAGACTGGCCCCCGCTCCAGCTGAGTCAGTGGAGAGACCGTGGGAGGCCATAAAGCCAGTACAGCCCCCAACAGAGCCTGTGCCCCACAACAATGCCCATGGGCCGCCAACGCCACCCGTCCGCTCCATCGAGAGCAAACTGGCAACCGCTGCCCTGAGCCACACCGAGGCCGCCAACCCTGGCATCTTCCACAATATCCTGGCAGAGGCTTCCATGCCTGAAGAGGCCCTCGCCCATCCGCCCCCTCCCCTGCGGAAGACTTCCAACCACCAGTCAGCCTACCTGTACCACACAAAGGGAGATGCCGCCTCGCTGGAGCCTATGGGTGAAGACTACTACCACCAGCGGGCCATTCCCACAGGGCAGCCTTCGTACCACTACCGGCCGGACAGTGTTCCCCCACACCACTCCTACGTGTCCAAGTCAGAGCCCCAGATACCTTACAGTGCCCGCACGGACCAGCGCTACAACACCCTGGCTCACCCCAGGTCCTACCACCAGACCATGAAGCACCGCGGGCCCCCCAGGGCTGGTGAGTACATCAGCCCCAGCCTGGGACACCGCGGCCAGGCCTACGGGCCAATGGAGGGAGGCCCGGTCTACCCCACCATTCGCAGGGTCCACTCGCTCCACGTGCCCTCGAACGTCCGTTCCGTGCCCTTCCAGAGGGCAGAGGTGCCGCCGGACAACGAGCTCTTCTACTACCAGCGGCCCGTCTACCAGTGCAAGGCCTACCAGCCGCCTCAGCAGTCCCCGCAGGCCGACTACCATGTCACCCAGCTCCAGCCTTACTTTGAGAACGGCCGCGTGCAGTACCGCTACAGCCCGTATTCGCCTAGCACCAACCCACTGGACAGCCCTTACTATGACGTTGACCCCTACGGGACCGTCCGGCTGCGGCACTTCCACTCGTTCGGCAGCAGGGACCTGGGGCCAGCCCTCGGCCGGTCGGGGGGCAAGGCAGGAAGCTACCATTACCTGTCCCGCCATGTCTTCCCACCGGGGAAGGAGCACAGCTTCGTTAGCAGAGACATGCCCCCAGTCCACGGCTCCAAGGGAGCCGCTGTCTACATCGCTTGGGACCCCGATGAGTCGGAAAGGCTTCGGATGCACTCCATCCGCAGAGAGAGTCGCGCCAGGCAGAAGGTCAAGGGTCCCGTCATGTCTCAGTACGACAACGTGGGAATGTTCGTGCCTGGAGACCTGGGAAGGTACGAAACCCTACACCTGCGCAGTAAGTCGGACCCTGGCAAAGCCATGCTGATGTCTGCTGAGGGTAAAGATGGGCACTATGGCGTACACCCAGGCTCCCAGCATGCACCCCGACACCTGGTGTCAGACCTCGACCTCCTCATGTACATGGAGCCGGAAAAGCACTGTCAGGGGAACGGCACAGGGGACCAACAGATCAGCTCCAGGAACTGCCCTGCCTCCCACTTGCACCAAGCCCAACACCTGCCGCGCAAACAACCCCATCAGCAGGACCCTAGCCAGCACGACCCCGGCGACAGCGCTCGGGGCTTCCAACCGAGCTACGAACGACTCGATCCAGACCGCCATCTGAACCGGGCAAAAACCCCTGGTGGTCACCAGAAGCACGACGACCAGCAACAGCCGACCCCAGTCAAGCCTGAGCGGTTGCACAGCGTCCGAGAGCGACCGCAGCAGCACTACAGCCAAACGCCCATGCCTGAACCGGACAGAGACTACTCATATCAGCTCCATGGTCGGCAGCAGAGACACAGTACCGTGACGGTGCAGTCCCACTATGACAATCTGGATGACTACCACCCAGCAGCAGTACCTCAGCCACAGGCCCCCATGCCAAATTCTCACGGGGGCTCCTCTGGCTCTTTCCCTACCAACCCTGGCTTCACAGGAAGCCACAGCAACAGAGCATACTCGACTGCCTTGGGCCAGGGCGCCTTCATTCCAGCTGAACTGGCCTTGCAGAGGCCTGAGACAGAAATACATGCTGAATGA
- the arhgap32b gene encoding rho GTPase-activating protein 32 isoform X5, translating to MKSRPTKQKLKQRGILRERVFGCDLGEHLLNSGHDVPQVLKSCTDFIEKHGVVDGMYRLSGIASNIQKLRHEFDSEQIPDLTKDVYIQDIHCVGSLCKLYFRELPNPLLTYQLYEKFSEAVSAATDEERLIKIHDVIQQLPPPHYRTLEFLMRHLSHLATFSYVTNMHSKNLAIVWAPNLLRSKQIESACFSGTAAFMEVRIQSVVVEFILNHVDVLFSPKLSSLIREGAGHNSLSRPKSLLVSSPSTKLLTLEEAQARTQAQINSPVTADSKYIEVGEGPAALQGKFHTVIQFPTERKRPPVKSKKSPVGSWRSFFNLGKSSSMSKRKLQRNPSEPSELKTMALAGGRGDTATLRSAKSEESLTSLHNVEGESKVYRPRRPRSSSDALSASFNGDLLDSHTRQHCNAFEKLAQGNSVGSTRDRAGSDEDEGPICVPALISPPRSSGEDVDLSPPDIGMASLDFDPMSFQCSLPDGSFSFPMGLSDAATGVAGQGSAENNSAPVSPSFLGKFTSPFLSPDLSPAMGKKAESKKMTCSVSFPDKTLQAVSPIKSKSAILAPLTISEPFAVEFPAKPTESHCVPQPSSPPTGLLRDSPPLMGSVLLRTGEPSLSEAFQMEMHCKLSDLDTDINTESQDATGEENPAQQPSPTSGREQPGAVASLDSPKASPSVSLLHPPPPPKNAARMLALALAESAQQASILTQRRPSKSQPPTPLSPVRPMEPSHSLDWPPPPPMHPHTSLEEGLQTGAAQTPNQTPTTITPNLTPSSSPPPTITTDKQPSQSASRQSISSGPGAKSSPTLPGARQEPSSASPLHQCATIPSSPSAHVSPTQRSPEGRQPAVGQVAVGSTESSTAPATTTRSSREPVVLPQPTPEEVPVDENVWSSTLPKSSEQPQPAPHPQSKPQLQPHPKPQSHPQPNARLAPAPAESVERPWEAIKPVQPPTEPVPHNNAHGPPTPPVRSIESKLATAALSHTEAANPGIFHNILAEASMPEEALAHPPPPLRKTSNHQSAYLYHTKGDAASLEPMGEDYYHQRAIPTGQPSYHYRPDSVPPHHSYVSKSEPQIPYSARTDQRYNTLAHPRSYHQTMKHRGPPRAGEYISPSLGHRGQAYGPMEGGPVYPTIRRVHSLHVPSNVRSVPFQRAEVPPDNELFYYQRPVYQCKAYQPPQQSPQADYHVTQLQPYFENGRVQYRYSPYSPSTNPLDSPYYDVDPYGTVRLRHFHSFGSRDLGPALGRSGGKAGSYHYLSRHVFPPGKEHSFVSRDMPPVHGSKGAAVYIAWDPDESERLRMHSIRRESRARQKVKGPVMSQYDNVGMFVPGDLGRYETLHLRSKSDPGKAMLMSAEGKDGHYGVHPGSQHAPRHLVSDLDLLMYMEPEKHCQGNGTGDQQISSRNCPASHLHQAQHLPRKQPHQQDPSQHDPGDSARGFQPSYERLDPDRHLNRAKTPGGHQKHDDQQQPTPVKPERLHSVRERPQQHYSQTPMPEPDRDYSYQLHGRQQRHSTVTVQSHYDNLDDYHPAAVPQPQAPMPNSHGGSSGSFPTNPGFTGSHSNRAYSTALGQGAFIPAELALQRPETEIHAE from the exons TTCCCCAGGTACTCAAAAGCTGCACAGACTTCATCGAGAAGCATGGTGTGGTGGACGGCATGTACCGACTCTCTGGAATCGCCTCCAACATCCAGAAACTACG gCATGAGTTTGACTCAGAGCAGATCCCCGACCTGACCAAAGATGTGTACATCCAGGACATCCACTGTGTGGGCTCCCTGTGCAAGCTGTACTTCCGCGAGCTGCCCAACCCCCTGCTAACCTACCAACTCTATGAGAAATTCTCT GAGGCCGTGTCAGCAGCCACAGACGAGGAGCGGCTCATCAAAATACATGATGTCATCCAGCAGCTGCCTCCGCCGCATTACAG GACTCTGGAGTTCCTCATGAGGCACCTTTCCCATCTAGCCACCTTCAGCTACGTTACCAACATGCACAGCAAGAACTTGGCCATTGTCTGGGCCCCTAACCTTCTGAG GTCTAAGCAGATCGAGTCAGCCTGCTTCAGCGGCACAGCAGCCTTCATGGAGGTCCGCATCCAGTCAGTGGTGGTGGAGTTCATACTGAATCACGTAGACGTCCTCTTCAGCCCCAAGCTCAGCTCACTCATACGGGAGGGAGCAG GACACAACTCATTATCGCGGCCTAAGTCCCTGCTGGTGTCTTCTCCCTCCACCAAGTTGCTGACGctggaggaggcccaggcacGGACACAGGCCCAGATCAACTCCCCAGTCACGGCGGACAGCAAGTACATTGAGGTGGGAGAGGGCCCGGCAGCCCTGCAGGGCAAATTCCACACCGTCATCCAGTTCCCTACTGAAAG AAAAAGGCCGCCTGTAAAATCCAAGAAGTCTCCGGTGGGAAGCTGGCGCTCGTTCTTCAACCTGGGCAAATCCTCATCTATGTCCAAGCGCAAGCTGCAGCGTAACCCCAGTGAACCCAGTGAACTGAAGACCATGGCCCTGGCAG GAGGCAGGGGGGACACAGCAACGCTCAGATCGGCCAAAAGTGAGGAGTCGCTTACCTCGCTACACAACGTTGAAG GAGAGTCAAAGGTGTACCGTCCGCGGCGACCCCGCTCCAGCAGCGATGCCCTCTCGGCCTCCTTCAATGGAGACCTGCTGGACAGCCACACCCGGCAACATTGTAACGCCTTCGAAAAGCTGGCCCAAGGCAATAGCGTGGGCTCTACCCGCGACAGGGCGGGCAGCGACGAGGACGAAGGGCCCATCTGTGTGCCAGCCCTCATTTCACCCCCGCGTTCGTCTGGCGAGGATGTGGACCTTAGCCCACCTGACATCGGCATGGCCTCGTTGGACTTTGACCCCATGTCATTCCAGTGCAGCCTACCCGACGGCTCCTTCTCCTTCCCCATGGGGCTGAGTGATGCAGCCACAGGCGTGGCCGGCCAAGGCAGTGCTGAAAACAACTCGGCTCCTGTCTCACCCTCATTCCTGGGAAAGTTCACCAGCCCATTCCTGTCGCCTGACCTCAGCCCTGCCATGGGAAAGAAAGCTGAGAGCAAGAAAATGACCTGCTCTGTGTCTTTCCCAGACAAAACCTTACAGGCTGTGTCCCCTATAAAGTCCAAGTCTGCTATTTTGGCTCCACTGACAATTTCGGAGCCGTTCGCAGTAGAGTTTCCTGCGAAGCCAACAGAAAGCCATTGTGTTCCGCAGCCATCCTCCCCTCCCACGGGACTGCTCAGGGACTCGCCTCCGTTGATGGGCTCAGTGCTGCTGAGGACGGGGGAGCCATCGCTGAGTGAGGCCTTCCAGATGGAGATGCACTGTAAACTCTCCGACTTAGACACTGACATCAACACTGAGAGCCAGGACGCCACAGGAGAAGAAAACCCTGCCCAGCAACCTTCACCCACAAGTGGCCGAGAACAACCAG GAGCCGTAGCTAGTCTGGACTCTCCAAAGGCCTCCCCCTCCGTGTCCCTACTccaccccccgccccctccGAAGAATGCTGCACGTATGCTGGCCCTGGCCCTGGCCGAGTCTGCCCAACAGGCATCCATCCTGACCCAGAGGAGGCCCTCCAAGTCCCAGCCACCCACACCACTGTCCCCTGTCAGGCCCATGGAGCCCTCACATTCTCTGGACTggccccctcccccacccatgCATCCCCACACGTCCCTTGAGGAAGGACTCCAAACAGGAGCAGCCCAAACCCCAAACCAAACCCCCACTACCATCACCCCAAACCTCACCCCTTCCTCTTCTCCACCTCCCACCATCACTACTGACAAACAgcccagccagtcagccagccgtCAGTCCATCAGTTCAGGCCCGGGTGCTAAGTCCTCCCCCACTCTTCCCGGAGCCAGGCAGGAGCCTTCATCTGCATCTCCCCTTCATCAGTGTGCCACCATTCCCTCCAGCCCCTCTGCCCATGTGTCCCCCACTCAGAGGAGTCCAGAGGGGCGTCAGCCGGCCGTGGGCCAGGTAGCAGTCGGCAGCACTGAATCCTCCACCGCCCCGGCCACCACCACCAGGAGCAGCAGGGAGCCGGTTGTCCTGCCACAGCCTACTCCTGAAGAG GTCCCTGTTGATGAGAACGTCTGGTCGTCGACCCTTCCAAAGTCCTCTGAGCAGCCTCAACCAGCGCCTCATCCTCAGTCTAAACCTCAGCTCCAGCCTCATCCCAAGCCCCAGTCCCATCCCCAGCCAAATGCCAGACTGGCCCCCGCTCCAGCTGAGTCAGTGGAGAGACCGTGGGAGGCCATAAAGCCAGTACAGCCCCCAACAGAGCCTGTGCCCCACAACAATGCCCATGGGCCGCCAACGCCACCCGTCCGCTCCATCGAGAGCAAACTGGCAACCGCTGCCCTGAGCCACACCGAGGCCGCCAACCCTGGCATCTTCCACAATATCCTGGCAGAGGCTTCCATGCCTGAAGAGGCCCTCGCCCATCCGCCCCCTCCCCTGCGGAAGACTTCCAACCACCAGTCAGCCTACCTGTACCACACAAAGGGAGATGCCGCCTCGCTGGAGCCTATGGGTGAAGACTACTACCACCAGCGGGCCATTCCCACAGGGCAGCCTTCGTACCACTACCGGCCGGACAGTGTTCCCCCACACCACTCCTACGTGTCCAAGTCAGAGCCCCAGATACCTTACAGTGCCCGCACGGACCAGCGCTACAACACCCTGGCTCACCCCAGGTCCTACCACCAGACCATGAAGCACCGCGGGCCCCCCAGGGCTGGTGAGTACATCAGCCCCAGCCTGGGACACCGCGGCCAGGCCTACGGGCCAATGGAGGGAGGCCCGGTCTACCCCACCATTCGCAGGGTCCACTCGCTCCACGTGCCCTCGAACGTCCGTTCCGTGCCCTTCCAGAGGGCAGAGGTGCCGCCGGACAACGAGCTCTTCTACTACCAGCGGCCCGTCTACCAGTGCAAGGCCTACCAGCCGCCTCAGCAGTCCCCGCAGGCCGACTACCATGTCACCCAGCTCCAGCCTTACTTTGAGAACGGCCGCGTGCAGTACCGCTACAGCCCGTATTCGCCTAGCACCAACCCACTGGACAGCCCTTACTATGACGTTGACCCCTACGGGACCGTCCGGCTGCGGCACTTCCACTCGTTCGGCAGCAGGGACCTGGGGCCAGCCCTCGGCCGGTCGGGGGGCAAGGCAGGAAGCTACCATTACCTGTCCCGCCATGTCTTCCCACCGGGGAAGGAGCACAGCTTCGTTAGCAGAGACATGCCCCCAGTCCACGGCTCCAAGGGAGCCGCTGTCTACATCGCTTGGGACCCCGATGAGTCGGAAAGGCTTCGGATGCACTCCATCCGCAGAGAGAGTCGCGCCAGGCAGAAGGTCAAGGGTCCCGTCATGTCTCAGTACGACAACGTGGGAATGTTCGTGCCTGGAGACCTGGGAAGGTACGAAACCCTACACCTGCGCAGTAAGTCGGACCCTGGCAAAGCCATGCTGATGTCTGCTGAGGGTAAAGATGGGCACTATGGCGTACACCCAGGCTCCCAGCATGCACCCCGACACCTGGTGTCAGACCTCGACCTCCTCATGTACATGGAGCCGGAAAAGCACTGTCAGGGGAACGGCACAGGGGACCAACAGATCAGCTCCAGGAACTGCCCTGCCTCCCACTTGCACCAAGCCCAACACCTGCCGCGCAAACAACCCCATCAGCAGGACCCTAGCCAGCACGACCCCGGCGACAGCGCTCGGGGCTTCCAACCGAGCTACGAACGACTCGATCCAGACCGCCATCTGAACCGGGCAAAAACCCCTGGTGGTCACCAGAAGCACGACGACCAGCAACAGCCGACCCCAGTCAAGCCTGAGCGGTTGCACAGCGTCCGAGAGCGACCGCAGCAGCACTACAGCCAAACGCCCATGCCTGAACCGGACAGAGACTACTCATATCAGCTCCATGGTCGGCAGCAGAGACACAGTACCGTGACGGTGCAGTCCCACTATGACAATCTGGATGACTACCACCCAGCAGCAGTACCTCAGCCACAGGCCCCCATGCCAAATTCTCACGGGGGCTCCTCTGGCTCTTTCCCTACCAACCCTGGCTTCACAGGAAGCCACAGCAACAGAGCATACTCGACTGCCTTGGGCCAGGGCGCCTTCATTCCAGCTGAACTGGCCTTGCAGAGGCCTGAGACAGAAATACATGCTGAATGA
- the anapc13 gene encoding anaphase-promoting complex subunit 13: protein MDSEVQRDGRVLDLTDDAWREDRLPYEDVTIPLSELPEAEQDNGGSTESVKEQEMKWSDLALQSLHENTPNTGT from the exons ATGGATAGTGAAGTTCAAAGAGATGGAAGGGTTCTTGACCTAACAGATGATGCATGGAGGGAAGACCGTCTGCCTTATGAAGATGTCACTATCCCATTG AGTGAACTGCCTGAAGCTGAGCAAGATAATGGAGGATCAACGGAGTCGGTGAAAGAACAAGAAATGAAGTGGTCAGATTTAGCTCTACAGAGTCTACATGAAAATACACCTAATACTGGGACTTAG